The Bacteroidota bacterium genome window below encodes:
- the malQ gene encoding 4-alpha-glucanotransferase codes for MAYNSFHTSKTSDKWAKIGIKRRAGTALPLFYLYSRKSTGIGEIPDLKLLIDWCKKSGLSIVQLLPMNETGYDHSPYNSISTFALEPMYLRLSDLKNIDTDKYKPDIKKLKRKFPKGNYKVDYNIKDEKINLLWKIFQTDFKDSDDFQSYRKKNVFWLKHYAMYKVLKEVNRLKGFEEWQPKHKRADKKELDKIEVEYKERLRFYFWIQWQLYEQFTKVKKYAAEKKVFLMGDIPFLVSRDSADVWCFQKKKYFKMDKLSGAPPDMYFAKGQRWGMPVYNWEVIEKEKFKYIKERLKYATNFYDMYRIDHFVGLFRVWTIDKDTPEEFGGMKGKFYPEDEGKWVEQAEKIINAMTSGNEMLPVAEDLGTVPPVSYRVLEEYGIPGTDVMRWMREYNGNYDFINPFKYRANSAAMISTHDSSTLCDWYSNEAGMIDKEGFIQICRSKEYPESSIEKIIEIFCDKEKCTEHKLCWKKEISDVYVMIGILRLQWHEAWNFIDIYLSSFDEKGKFLKMIGYTERSQQLNMEIIKKTFEAVGFSSSIFSIQLMNEYLNLDEDIFNSKELRENRINYPGLMSDNNWRLRMPYSLEQLKKKNVHKVLKEINQKTERV; via the coding sequence TTGGCTTACAACTCATTTCATACTTCTAAAACATCTGATAAATGGGCTAAGATTGGGATTAAGCGGAGAGCAGGAACTGCTCTGCCGCTTTTTTATTTATACTCACGAAAAAGCACGGGTATAGGCGAAATTCCGGATCTGAAATTATTAATAGACTGGTGCAAAAAGTCGGGGCTTAGTATTGTGCAGCTTCTTCCTATGAATGAAACAGGTTATGACCATTCGCCTTATAATTCTATAAGCACATTCGCTCTTGAACCGATGTATCTCCGCTTATCTGATTTAAAAAATATAGATACTGATAAATATAAACCGGACATAAAAAAATTAAAAAGAAAATTCCCCAAAGGAAATTATAAAGTTGATTATAATATTAAGGATGAAAAAATAAATCTGCTCTGGAAAATATTTCAGACTGACTTTAAGGACTCGGATGATTTCCAAAGCTACAGAAAGAAAAATGTTTTCTGGCTGAAGCATTATGCGATGTATAAAGTCCTGAAAGAAGTAAATCGTTTAAAAGGATTTGAAGAGTGGCAGCCGAAACATAAACGCGCCGATAAAAAAGAATTAGATAAAATTGAAGTAGAATATAAAGAGAGATTAAGATTTTATTTCTGGATTCAGTGGCAGCTGTATGAACAATTTACAAAAGTAAAAAAATATGCCGCTGAAAAGAAAGTTTTTTTGATGGGAGATATTCCTTTTCTTGTTTCACGCGATAGCGCAGATGTATGGTGTTTTCAGAAGAAAAAATATTTTAAGATGGATAAGCTCTCCGGCGCGCCGCCCGATATGTATTTTGCAAAGGGACAACGATGGGGAATGCCCGTTTACAACTGGGAAGTAATTGAGAAAGAGAAATTCAAATATATTAAAGAACGCTTAAAGTACGCTACCAATTTTTACGACATGTACCGCATCGACCACTTCGTGGGATTATTCAGAGTGTGGACGATAGATAAAGATACGCCTGAAGAATTCGGCGGAATGAAAGGAAAATTTTATCCCGAAGATGAAGGCAAGTGGGTTGAGCAGGCAGAGAAAATAATTAATGCTATGACGAGCGGAAACGAAATGCTTCCCGTTGCAGAGGATTTGGGTACAGTTCCTCCCGTATCTTATAGAGTGTTAGAAGAATACGGAATTCCCGGAACAGACGTTATGCGATGGATGCGTGAGTACAATGGCAACTATGATTTTATAAATCCGTTCAAGTACAGAGCAAACTCCGCAGCTATGATTTCAACGCATGACTCCAGCACTCTTTGCGACTGGTACAGCAATGAAGCAGGGATGATTGACAAAGAAGGATTTATTCAGATATGCAGAAGCAAGGAATACCCGGAAAGCAGCATTGAAAAAATTATAGAAATTTTCTGTGATAAGGAAAAATGCACTGAGCATAAACTCTGCTGGAAAAAAGAGATAAGTGATGTTTACGTAATGATTGGTATCCTTCGTTTGCAGTGGCATGAAGCTTGGAATTTTATTGATATATACTTAAGCTCGTTTGATGAAAAAGGAAAGTTTCTGAAAATGATAGGTTATACTGAAAGAAGCCAGCAGCTCAATATGGAGATAATTAAAAAAACATTTGAAGCCGTCGGTTTCAGTTCGTCAATATTTTCAATTCAGTTAATGAATGAATATTTAAATCTCGACGAAGATATTTTTAACAGTAAAGAATTAAGAGAGAACAGGATAAATTATCCGGGCTTGATGTCAGATAACAACTGGAGATTAAGAATGCCTTACTCACTTGAGCAGCTTAAGAAAAAAAATGTGCATAAAGTTTTAAAAGAAATAAATCAAAAGACAGAAAGAGTTTAA
- a CDS encoding DUF3536 domain-containing protein: protein MSEVYLCIHGHFYQPPRENPWTNEIDDEPSAAPFHNWNERIYSECYLPNSEAGIYENYTTLIREVNNYELLNFNFGPTLFNWIKEKHINLYHRIIDADKKSVERRHGHGNAIAQVYNHIIMPLANLRDKLTQIKWGLRDFELNFHRRPEGMWLAETACDYETIEVLIHEGIKYIILDASQAECVRSIGERRWHDVSDNSIDTKRPYRCYSQLNHKKHIDIFFYDGPLSKTIAFEDLLNDAGKLLDKINESRDKNRSEPQLISIATDGETFGHHKKFADRTIAYLLSELAPQNGIKICNYGEYLKSHPPKWEVKIKKGPEGLGTSWSCGHGVKRWKEDCGDSTGGEAGWNQKWRTPLRDSLNWLRDECTKVFEAEGNKYLKDVWSARNDYIDLMHEKSHHNIIKFFARHGRVNVDNKGIELVFKMLEMEKYSLLMFSSCGWFFSDIAGLEAKQILKYACRTLEYLNDITGVDYEESFLAILKNAIPNDKKYPDAAVMYLKEIKPLAGKIKFDYFKGII from the coding sequence ATGTCAGAAGTATATTTATGTATTCACGGGCACTTTTATCAGCCGCCGCGTGAAAATCCATGGACTAATGAAATTGACGATGAACCAAGCGCAGCACCTTTCCATAACTGGAACGAGAGAATTTATTCTGAGTGCTATCTGCCGAACTCAGAAGCGGGAATTTATGAAAACTATACAACTCTCATCCGCGAAGTAAATAATTACGAGCTTTTAAATTTCAATTTCGGTCCCACGCTTTTCAACTGGATCAAAGAGAAGCACATCAACCTTTATCACAGAATTATTGACGCCGATAAAAAAAGTGTTGAACGCAGACACGGTCACGGCAACGCAATTGCCCAGGTGTATAATCATATTATAATGCCGCTTGCAAATCTCCGTGATAAGCTTACACAAATAAAATGGGGCTTAAGAGATTTTGAATTGAATTTTCATCGCAGACCTGAAGGCATGTGGCTTGCCGAAACTGCCTGCGATTACGAAACAATAGAAGTCCTTATACATGAAGGAATAAAATATATTATCCTCGATGCAAGTCAGGCAGAGTGTGTGCGAAGTATCGGCGAAAGAAGATGGCACGATGTATCAGATAACAGCATTGATACAAAACGCCCTTACAGATGTTACTCACAGCTTAATCATAAAAAACATATTGATATATTTTTCTACGACGGTCCGCTATCAAAGACAATTGCATTCGAAGATTTATTGAACGATGCAGGCAAGCTGCTTGACAAAATAAACGAGTCGCGCGATAAAAACAGAAGCGAGCCTCAGCTTATAAGCATAGCTACTGACGGAGAGACGTTTGGTCATCACAAAAAATTTGCAGACAGAACTATAGCGTATTTACTTTCAGAACTTGCGCCTCAGAATGGAATTAAAATCTGTAACTACGGCGAGTACCTCAAATCTCATCCTCCGAAATGGGAAGTAAAAATTAAAAAAGGTCCCGAAGGTTTAGGCACTTCCTGGAGCTGCGGCCACGGTGTAAAAAGATGGAAAGAGGATTGCGGCGACTCTACCGGAGGAGAAGCAGGATGGAATCAGAAATGGAGAACTCCATTGAGAGACTCTCTTAACTGGCTTCGCGATGAATGTACAAAAGTTTTTGAAGCAGAGGGAAATAAATATCTGAAAGATGTCTGGAGCGCACGAAACGATTACATTGATTTAATGCACGAGAAAAGTCATCACAACATAATAAAATTTTTTGCAAGACACGGGCGGGTAAACGTTGATAATAAGGGCATCGAGCTTGTATTCAAAATGCTCGAGATGGAAAAATATTCCCTGCTGATGTTCTCAAGCTGCGGATGGTTCTTCAGTGATATTGCAGGGCTTGAAGCAAAACAAATTTTAAAATACGCCTGCCGTACACTTGAATACCTGAATGATATTACGGGAGTAGATTACGAAGAGAGTTTCCTTGCAATATTAAAGAATGCAATTCCGAACGATAAAAAATATCCTGATGCAGCTGTAATGTATTTAAAAGAAATTAAGCCGCTGGCAGGAAAAATTAAGTTCGATTATTTTAAAGGTATTATTTAG
- the glgB gene encoding 1,4-alpha-glucan branching protein GlgB: MAKQSAVKSNKKAANPFQRIISFEEDKPYSVLGPQLDEDKKELSINCYLPFAEKVWIKRKGKKLTEAEKVNSSGIFSAKFENTTELFPYKIVIESNGNKSEFEDPYYYRTEITDMDVYLLGEGNHFKSYEKLGAHKTSIKGVRGTIFRVWVPDVKAVSITGEFNDWTEGLLPMENCRDTGYWTLFLPGVKEGDLYKYAIKTKSPTKVIYKSDPYAFSAELRPGNASKVAAIDRYKWKDNEWMKTRRKYDYRNQPMNIYEVHLGSWKKDYDNPDFKNDWGYKSYKQLAYELVEHCKTYGYTHIELLPIMEHPLDASWGYQVTGFFAPTSRYGSPEDFMLFVDHCHQNNIGVILDWVPGHFPSDEHGLNNFNGKQIYAYTNPKKGFHNGWGTYVFDYAKTEVTNFLIANALFWLKVYHIDGLRVDAVASMLYLDYCRNEGEWEPNELGGKENLEAVAFLKKLNDTVHKYHKGTLMIAEESTDWQGVTKPTYLGGLGFDMKWNMGWMHDVLEYFSKDPIYRKYFHNKITFSLWYSFNENYLLPISHDEVVHLKKALVSKMPGQLKSMFSNMRTFFGFMFGHPGKKLNFMTNDIGQFHEWNADTAMQWDVLNEDLNVKLQKYFKDLSGIYHQYRAFYEIDFRSDGFHWLDFTDSDNSVLSFVRYSADKKQMLLFTFNMTPVHRKDYEFGTPRAGFYREILNSDAVEYGGTGEGNLGGIHTEDRYKFQWPYTIKVNLPPLAVNIFIHELEDEFTQEVKTDENKTEQIEDTKQETGEETNEEKQEEINKEVNETTNEETQTISPEEIQTETQKEVSNETDAPETINKETEQPN; encoded by the coding sequence ATGGCAAAGCAAAGCGCAGTTAAGTCAAATAAAAAAGCAGCAAATCCTTTTCAGAGAATAATTTCTTTTGAAGAAGATAAGCCGTATTCCGTTCTCGGTCCGCAGCTAGATGAAGATAAAAAAGAATTGTCAATAAATTGTTATCTCCCTTTTGCTGAAAAAGTATGGATTAAACGCAAAGGCAAAAAATTAACTGAAGCGGAAAAAGTAAACTCTTCAGGAATATTCTCAGCCAAATTTGAAAATACCACTGAACTCTTTCCCTATAAAATTGTAATTGAATCAAACGGAAACAAATCTGAGTTCGAAGATCCCTACTATTACCGCACTGAAATAACCGATATGGATGTTTATCTGCTGGGAGAAGGAAATCATTTTAAGAGCTATGAAAAACTCGGCGCGCATAAAACAAGCATTAAAGGAGTAAGAGGTACTATCTTTCGTGTATGGGTTCCCGATGTGAAAGCTGTGAGCATTACAGGTGAATTCAATGACTGGACTGAGGGGCTTCTTCCTATGGAAAACTGCCGCGATACAGGTTACTGGACTTTGTTTCTCCCCGGAGTAAAAGAAGGCGACCTCTATAAATATGCTATCAAAACAAAATCACCAACAAAAGTAATTTATAAATCCGACCCGTATGCATTCAGTGCAGAGCTAAGACCGGGCAATGCTTCTAAAGTTGCCGCCATAGATAGATACAAATGGAAAGACAACGAATGGATGAAGACGCGAAGAAAATATGATTACAGAAATCAGCCCATGAATATTTACGAAGTTCATCTCGGCTCATGGAAAAAAGATTACGATAATCCCGATTTCAAAAATGACTGGGGATATAAAAGCTACAAGCAGCTTGCATACGAACTTGTTGAGCACTGCAAAACTTACGGTTACACCCATATAGAATTGCTTCCTATAATGGAGCATCCGCTTGATGCTTCATGGGGATATCAGGTTACGGGATTTTTTGCTCCAACAAGCCGCTACGGCTCACCCGAAGATTTTATGCTTTTCGTTGACCATTGCCACCAGAATAATATCGGAGTGATACTCGACTGGGTACCCGGACATTTCCCCTCCGATGAACACGGCTTAAACAATTTTAACGGTAAACAAATTTACGCTTACACAAATCCTAAAAAAGGATTTCATAACGGATGGGGCACTTATGTTTTTGATTATGCAAAGACTGAGGTTACAAATTTTTTAATCGCAAACGCTCTCTTCTGGCTGAAGGTTTATCATATTGACGGCTTACGCGTTGATGCAGTTGCTTCTATGCTGTACTTAGATTACTGCAGGAATGAAGGCGAATGGGAACCGAATGAACTTGGCGGAAAAGAAAATCTTGAAGCAGTCGCTTTTTTAAAAAAGCTGAACGACACGGTGCATAAATATCACAAAGGCACTTTGATGATTGCAGAGGAATCCACTGACTGGCAGGGAGTTACAAAGCCTACTTACCTGGGCGGACTCGGGTTCGACATGAAATGGAATATGGGCTGGATGCATGACGTGCTTGAATATTTTTCAAAAGACCCCATCTACAGAAAATATTTTCATAATAAAATTACATTTTCTCTCTGGTATTCGTTCAATGAAAACTATCTGCTGCCAATCTCACACGATGAAGTTGTTCATCTGAAAAAAGCATTGGTAAGCAAAATGCCGGGACAGCTTAAGAGTATGTTTTCTAACATGAGAACTTTCTTCGGATTTATGTTCGGTCATCCGGGAAAGAAATTAAATTTTATGACGAATGATATTGGGCAGTTTCACGAATGGAATGCCGATACTGCTATGCAATGGGATGTATTGAATGAAGACCTAAATGTAAAGCTGCAGAAATATTTTAAAGACTTATCGGGAATTTATCATCAATACAGGGCGTTTTACGAAATTGATTTCAGAAGCGACGGATTTCACTGGCTGGATTTTACGGACTCCGATAACAGTGTTTTAAGCTTTGTAAGATACTCGGCAGATAAAAAACAAATGCTGCTCTTTACATTTAATATGACTCCCGTACACAGAAAAGATTATGAATTCGGCACACCGCGTGCAGGTTTTTATAGGGAGATTCTAAACAGCGATGCAGTTGAATACGGCGGGACAGGTGAAGGAAACTTGGGAGGAATTCACACAGAAGACAGATACAAATTTCAATGGCCCTATACTATTAAAGTAAATCTTCCTCCTCTTGCCGTAAATATTTTTATACATGAACTGGAAGATGAATTTACTCAGGAAGTTAAAACAGATGAAAACAAAACGGAACAGATAGAAGATACTAAACAAGAAACAGGTGAAGAGACAAATGAAGAGAAGCAAGAAGAAATAAACAAAGAAGTAAACGAAACAACAAACGAAGAAACACAAACTATATCCCCGGAAGAAATTCAAACAGAAACTCAAAAAGAAGTTAGTAATGAAACTGACGCTCCGGAAACAATTAACAAAGAAACTGAACAGCCAAATTAA
- a CDS encoding TIGR00730 family Rossman fold protein — MKSICVFCGSSMGNNPDFKNTAVQIGKYFAENDIMLVYGGGNVGLMGVLSHSVMNNGGKVTGVIPNFMMEKEWGDESVTKLHRVGSMHERKKLMSDIADGFIAIPGGIGTLDELFEIFTWKQLNLHSKPIGLLNTNGYYNSMIEFLNNVVANGFMKKEILDYLIIKDNIEDLIESLFN, encoded by the coding sequence ATGAAATCTATCTGTGTATTCTGCGGCTCAAGTATGGGAAACAATCCTGACTTCAAAAATACGGCTGTACAAATCGGAAAATATTTTGCTGAAAATGATATTATGCTTGTTTACGGCGGGGGCAATGTAGGGCTAATGGGTGTGCTCTCGCATTCAGTCATGAATAACGGCGGGAAGGTAACGGGAGTAATTCCCAATTTCATGATGGAAAAAGAATGGGGCGACGAATCTGTAACAAAGCTGCACAGAGTCGGTTCGATGCACGAGAGAAAAAAACTGATGTCAGATATTGCTGACGGATTCATTGCAATCCCGGGAGGAATAGGAACGCTTGATGAACTTTTTGAAATTTTTACATGGAAGCAGTTGAATCTTCATTCAAAGCCGATTGGTTTACTTAATACAAACGGTTACTATAATTCAATGATTGAGTTTCTGAATAACGTTGTTGCGAATGGATTTATGAAAAAGGAAATCCTTGACTACTTAATTATAAAAGATAATATTGAAGATTTAATTGAGTCGTTATTTAACTGA
- a CDS encoding SGNH/GDSL hydrolase family protein gives MKKPDKFNPMQNNIENKLNYLALGDSYTIGESVPDSGRFPVQLVNALQKNGVLFNTPEIIATTGWTTDELAAAIKKKESQLLTKYNLVSLLIGVNNQYRGRDAEEYRAQFKDLLKTAIVFAGGDKSRVFVVSIPDWGVTPFAEGRDRKKIGEEIDLYNKINKEETQKEGIAYVDITPESRNAATDKTLVASDGLHPSEKMYKEWVDMILPHVKKMF, from the coding sequence ATGAAGAAACCGGATAAATTTAATCCGATGCAAAACAACATAGAAAACAAATTAAATTATCTCGCGCTCGGCGATTCATACACAATAGGTGAATCTGTTCCGGATTCAGGGCGATTCCCTGTGCAGCTTGTAAATGCATTACAAAAAAACGGAGTTCTGTTTAACACTCCTGAAATTATTGCCACTACCGGCTGGACAACGGACGAACTTGCCGCTGCAATCAAGAAAAAAGAATCGCAATTATTAACGAAATATAATTTAGTCTCTCTTCTTATAGGAGTAAACAATCAATACAGGGGAAGAGATGCGGAAGAATACAGAGCACAGTTCAAAGATTTACTGAAGACGGCAATTGTGTTTGCCGGCGGAGATAAATCAAGAGTCTTTGTTGTTTCGATTCCTGACTGGGGAGTTACTCCTTTTGCCGAAGGAAGAGACAGAAAAAAAATCGGTGAGGAAATTGATTTGTATAATAAGATAAACAAAGAAGAGACACAAAAAGAAGGAATTGCTTACGTTGACATCACTCCGGAATCACGGAATGCTGCGACTGATAAAACCTTAGTTGCTTCAGACGGATTACATCCATCTGAAAAAATGTATAAGGAATGGGTTGATATGATTCTTCCACACGTTAAAAAAATGTTTTAA
- a CDS encoding MmcQ/YjbR family DNA-binding protein yields MDLEQLRQYCLSKKACEETTPFGPENLVYKVMGKVFAITSFAIPCTVNLKCDPEYAAELREQYEDIEPGYHMNKKHWNTVRVDGKLNKKMVEKLIDHSYDLILKSLPKKLQEEYEKL; encoded by the coding sequence ATGGATTTAGAACAACTGCGTCAATATTGTTTGTCAAAAAAAGCATGCGAGGAAACAACTCCTTTTGGTCCTGAAAATCTTGTGTATAAAGTAATGGGAAAGGTTTTTGCTATTACATCATTTGCAATTCCCTGCACTGTTAATTTAAAATGTGACCCTGAGTATGCTGCAGAACTGCGTGAGCAATATGAAGATATAGAACCTGGTTATCATATGAATAAGAAACACTGGAACACAGTAAGAGTGGATGGCAAACTGAACAAAAAAATGGTTGAGAAGTTAATTGATCACTCTTATGATTTGATATTAAAAAGTCTTCCGAAAAAACTGCAAGAGGAGTACGAGAAGTTATAG
- the ruvB gene encoding Holliday junction branch migration DNA helicase RuvB: MRENSLNTSEITDTDKDFITIVRPQNFSEFLGQVKVKENLKVFIESSKILGESLDHVLFTGPPGLGKTTLANIIANELNATIVCTSGPVIEKPGDLAGMLTKLRAGEILFIDEIHRIPKVVEEFLYSAMEDFKLDIMIDSGPAARSIPIKLEKFTLIGATTRQGLLSSPMLDRFGINCHLDYYSSNELVNIVKRSARLMGIEISDDGAEEIAQRSRATPRIANRLLRRTRDFAIVKEDGKISKSIADYALTSLDIDKYGLDKMDKKILETIIVKFNGGPVGLSTIAASVGEDPGTIEDVYEPFLMIEGFIKRTPKGREATPLAFKHLGLKSNSKKELPLFDN, translated from the coding sequence TTGCGAGAGAATTCATTAAATACATCCGAAATTACCGATACAGATAAAGACTTCATTACTATCGTACGTCCACAGAATTTTTCAGAATTTTTAGGACAGGTTAAAGTAAAAGAAAATTTAAAAGTATTCATCGAGAGCTCAAAAATTCTCGGCGAATCGCTTGACCATGTTTTATTTACCGGTCCTCCCGGACTTGGTAAAACAACGCTTGCAAATATAATTGCAAACGAACTTAACGCAACCATTGTATGCACTTCAGGTCCCGTAATTGAAAAGCCCGGCGATCTTGCAGGGATGCTTACAAAACTAAGAGCAGGTGAGATATTATTCATAGATGAAATTCACAGAATACCAAAAGTAGTTGAAGAGTTTTTATATTCGGCAATGGAGGATTTTAAGCTTGATATAATGATTGATTCCGGTCCCGCTGCGCGAAGCATTCCGATCAAATTAGAAAAGTTTACATTAATAGGAGCAACAACCCGTCAGGGACTGCTTTCATCTCCGATGCTGGATAGGTTTGGTATCAACTGCCATCTCGATTATTATTCTTCAAACGAGTTAGTGAATATTGTTAAACGTTCTGCACGCTTAATGGGAATAGAAATATCGGACGACGGCGCAGAGGAAATTGCGCAGCGCTCACGGGCAACTCCGCGAATTGCAAACAGATTATTAAGAAGAACACGCGACTTTGCAATAGTAAAAGAAGACGGCAAAATCTCGAAATCAATTGCAGACTATGCGTTGACTTCGCTCGATATTGATAAATACGGTCTTGATAAAATGGATAAAAAAATCCTTGAGACAATCATTGTAAAATTCAACGGCGGTCCGGTGGGACTTTCTACTATAGCGGCATCTGTCGGTGAAGACCCCGGAACAATAGAAGATGTATATGAACCGTTCCTTATGATTGAAGGATTTATTAAGAGAACTCCGAAGGGAAGAGAGGCTACGCCGCTTGCATTTAAACATCTTGGGTTGAAATCAAATTCAAAAAAAGAATTGCCTTTATTTGATAATTAG